The genomic stretch GTCAAATGCTTTGTATTCCAAAGATCTATCCTTTTCAGGTTTACTGCTCCTATATTTTCAGGCAAAGCCTCAATTTTACTCTTGTCCAGCTCTAATCTTTCCAGTTTTTTGAGCTTGCAAAGCTCATCAGGTAAAGATCGCATTGGGGTCTCCCTCAGGCATAATGTTTCTAAATTAGCCAATTGACCAATTTCTGCTGGCAGGCTATCGATTTCCAACTTACTTAGATACAAGTCTTTCAAATGGGATAGTTGTCCAATTTCTGGAGGGATGGTCTTGATGGGAGTTTCATTTAAGCTAAACCTTTCTAATTGGGGGAAATGCTGAATGATTTCCATTGGATATTCCTGAATAGGATTACCATCAAAAAAAAGCTCTTTTAAATGGGAAAAGTCGAAAACCTTTTCAGGTATATGTGATATATTACAAAACCCAATGCTTAAACCCGTTAGCGAAGGGTATTCTGAGAGAGAAGCTAAATCTTGAAGTGCTTCAGGATGATTATCAAAATCCAAAAACCTGACTTTATTTTTATCAATACCCGAAAGAATTTCGTTCCAATTGGAGATGTCACCTTTCACTCGGCTAAAGTCAATATAATATTTTCCAGTTTCGTTAAGGCGATAAATTGGATTATAAGGATCACCATATTTTTGTTGGAGTTCATTAAGAATTTCAATCATTTTTTCTTCTTTAATTTCTTTTTGACTTTTAAGAGTGCAAGCAGATAAAGCCAATAACACAATCATCCATATTTTATTTCCAATAATCGGAGGCATAACTTCTATTTTTGAGGTATAAATAATGCAATACTAATTTTTCAAATTGCGTCAAGTTCAAAGGATTATAGCTAACCATTCCTGTTCTCTTATTCCAATTAAATACACTCACCCCTAAAGGATTATTCTTAGCGATCTGTACCAAGGATTCCCCCCAGGCATCTTTAATTTTAAGTCCCATAACCACCACTTCAATCTTCTGCTCAGCATTCCCTTTGGCATTTGTATCAGCCACCAGTGCTTCCATTTGCTGATTGAAACTTTCTAACACTCCTTCTATTCCGCTTTTATGGGTGGTTTTATAGATTTCCCAATCGGAGCAGGAGTAGTTGCCATGGGCTTTGTTTTTCTGCATGTCGATGAGTTTTTCTCGGATCTCAGTTCATCCAAGGTCGTTAGTTCTTAAGGTTCAAGCATTTGCCCCCAATACCCTTCTAATATGGGATGCCAAGAGATAAGGGCCTCCCAATTTTGGCTGGTGTTAGTAAAGCGTACTTGGACTAATTTATTCACCTGATTAATGTGAGCCAATGTTGATGGATATACCGTTCATATTGACACCCCCTAACGGGCATATTGACACCCCCCTGTTTCAGTTCGGGGAATGGCAGAAGTTTGTTTTCAAGTTAACTTAATTTTCTCCTACTTTCGCCTTTTAATTCTATTCTGTGGGAGGTATGTACCAAACGGTCCAAAATAGCATCGGCGATGGTGCGTTCGTTGATGATCTCATACCAGTCGCTTACGGGCATCTGGCTGATGATAATGGTGGACTTTCGAGCATGTCGGTCTTCAATCACCTCCATTAGGTCTTGTTGCTGTTGTGCGTCGAGTTTTTGCAGACCAAAGTCATCGATTATGAGCAGGTCGGCTTTGGCAAGTTTGACAAATAATTTGGCAATCGTACCGTCTATTCGGGCAACCTTCAGACTGGCCATCAGCTTTTTGAAGTTAAAATAGAGGGTGCTATTTCCTTGGGTACATGCCTGATAGCCCAACGCTGAGGCAACAAAACTTTTACCACATCCGGTGGCTCCAGTTACAAGTACGGATTGTCCTTTTCCAATGTACTCTCCGGTAGCCAGTTGCATAACCTGCCCCTTGTCAAGCCCTCTGTTGGTATCAAAGTGTAGCTCGGCAACACTGGCCTGGTAGCGAAAGTTAGCTGTCCTTATCAGGCGTTTTTCCCTGTTGGTCTGCCGGTGGTCTGCTTCTGCCTGAAGCAGCAGGTTCAGCCCGTCGGTAAGGCTCAATTCATGAAGCTGTTTGCTTTGCCTGAGCGTCTCCCACTGCAGGCTCATTCCTTTGAATGAAAGCTCTGATAGCTGTTTTTCGATTAATGAATACATTATGTTGGTTTAGTTGTAATAAGATTTTCCTCGGGTGTTTTCATGTTGGGGCAAAGGGGTTTGAGGTGGTGGACTGCT from Persicobacter psychrovividus encodes the following:
- a CDS encoding leucine-rich repeat domain-containing protein encodes the protein MPPIIGNKIWMIVLLALSACTLKSQKEIKEEKMIEILNELQQKYGDPYNPIYRLNETGKYYIDFSRVKGDISNWNEILSGIDKNKVRFLDFDNHPEALQDLASLSEYPSLTGLSIGFCNISHIPEKVFDFSHLKELFFDGNPIQEYPMEIIQHFPQLERFSLNETPIKTIPPEIGQLSHLKDLYLSKLEIDSLPAEIGQLANLETLCLRETPMRSLPDELCKLKKLERLELDKSKIEALPENIGAVNLKRIDLWNTKHLTALPESFADLPLETLYLVNSGVKKFPKRIGQMPTLNRVYLEGLGLEDKDFPVDLLNNPNITSLSLDNNKLTVLPPNIGNLKKLDFLSLKVNAITHLPDEIGQCTKITSLDLQSNSLSSLPMSICNIERLNSFNIQYNPLEWLPACIDDIWVGRGRYDYIPNCERR
- the istB gene encoding IS21-like element helper ATPase IstB, with the translated sequence MYSLIEKQLSELSFKGMSLQWETLRQSKQLHELSLTDGLNLLLQAEADHRQTNREKRLIRTANFRYQASVAELHFDTNRGLDKGQVMQLATGEYIGKGQSVLVTGATGCGKSFVASALGYQACTQGNSTLYFNFKKLMASLKVARIDGTIAKLFVKLAKADLLIIDDFGLQKLDAQQQQDLMEVIEDRHARKSTIIISQMPVSDWYEIINERTIADAILDRLVHTSHRIELKGESRRKLS